A genome region from Fervidobacterium changbaicum includes the following:
- a CDS encoding extracellular solute-binding protein gives MKALKRVFDLVLVGVLFLLLITLLGSCNKQSTLRIYNWADYIPEEVIEQFEKEYNCKIIYDTYASNEEMFAKIKAGGTGYDIVFPSGDHVKMMINEGLLEKLDLNKVPNFKNIDPLVLAKTTYDPNHEYSVPYMMGTTGLIVNKKYLKDYEKSWSIYERSDLKGKMTLLDDMREVFGAALKYLGYSVNTTNPEEIEKAKQVILKWKENIVKFDATTYAQGVVNGEFWVVHGYPENVFQLIPEEERENFEFFVPKEGGTLWIDNMVILKDAKNKELAYKFIDFILRPEIAAKISDYLMIPSPITDAAKYQQVEPLYTLNQLENCEIIDYIGEYIDLYNKAWEEIIK, from the coding sequence ATGAAGGCTCTAAAACGTGTATTTGATTTAGTACTCGTAGGAGTGTTATTTTTGCTTTTGATTACTCTCTTGGGCTCGTGTAATAAACAGTCCACACTTCGCATTTACAATTGGGCGGATTACATTCCAGAAGAAGTAATTGAACAATTTGAAAAGGAGTACAACTGCAAGATCATCTACGACACCTACGCTTCGAACGAAGAGATGTTCGCAAAAATCAAAGCGGGCGGAACTGGGTACGATATCGTCTTTCCTTCTGGTGATCACGTGAAGATGATGATAAACGAAGGGCTGTTAGAAAAGCTCGACTTGAACAAAGTCCCAAACTTCAAGAACATTGACCCGCTTGTATTAGCGAAAACAACGTACGATCCAAACCACGAGTATTCCGTGCCTTACATGATGGGAACTACTGGCTTAATAGTTAATAAGAAATATCTCAAAGACTACGAAAAATCCTGGAGCATATACGAACGTTCGGATTTAAAAGGCAAGATGACGCTTCTTGATGATATGCGTGAGGTCTTCGGAGCAGCGTTGAAATACCTCGGCTATTCTGTAAACACGACAAATCCAGAAGAGATAGAAAAAGCTAAACAAGTGATACTTAAATGGAAAGAAAACATCGTAAAGTTCGATGCAACTACGTATGCGCAAGGTGTTGTAAATGGCGAATTCTGGGTCGTGCACGGCTATCCAGAAAACGTCTTCCAGCTCATCCCCGAAGAGGAACGGGAGAATTTCGAATTCTTCGTTCCTAAAGAAGGCGGAACACTCTGGATCGATAATATGGTTATATTAAAAGATGCCAAGAATAAAGAACTTGCGTACAAGTTTATCGACTTCATCTTAAGACCGGAAATTGCTGCAAAAATCTCCGATTATTTAATGATCCCATCTCCTATAACAGATGCTGCAAAATATCAACAAGTAGAACCACTCTACACACTGAATCAACTAGAAAATTGCGAAATAATAGATTACATAGGAGAATACATTGATCTCTACAACAAAGCTTGGGAAGAGATAATAAAGTGA